In the Setaria italica strain Yugu1 chromosome VI, Setaria_italica_v2.0, whole genome shotgun sequence genome, one interval contains:
- the LOC101761275 gene encoding serine/threonine-protein kinase RIO1, with protein MQLTSSPPSSYIPMAHVKSDAVEHVKSDAEEWSDSDLDDASDSEVGDALDWLDAVEGPDGSARPAGAFSASGCGAVARRPNAHGGVLSRPFQPLSNRTQKLASHIRAAPLEEWEGRMNVGMSNSVTTAIRDSIRGTAIGKIRNTEKADRATVEQAIDPRTRMVLFKMLNRGVFDNINGCISTGKEANVYHATKTDGQELAIKVYKTSVLVFKDRDRYVQGDYRFRYGYCKHNPRKMVKTWAEKEMRNLMRVRAADIRCPKPLLLRLHVLVMEFIGKGGWAAPRLKDAALSDDKLRESYFEIITIMRTLYQKCKLVHGDLSEYNVLYFEGHLYIIDVSQSVDLDHPSALDFLKEDCLHVSDFFKKRGVPVMPVIDLFNFVVDQNIADEDVDAYLEKVQQKIVENGGAVPNDDEITPTVMVQTLDYMKQCEADIVNMSMMQRSSSGYEPPADKLYDQPLLGFVRTKNVHTEKQQDRLPQNTAEAHLDLQNKCALELQNRCSLENLAEGEEDDSESCSSSDEDDSWHEADPKLGPEERKAARKANKKKVKEEKREARKSKKPKAEKKKRKKLAKAKCKR; from the exons ATGCAGCTCACCTCCTCCCCGCCCTCGAGCTATATCCCGATGGCCCACGTGAAGTCCGACGCTGTGGAGCACGTGAAGTCCGACGCTGAGGAGTGGTCCGACTCCGACCTGGACGATGCTTCGGACTCCGAGGTGGGCGATGCACTCGATTGGCTTGACGCGGTCGAGGGCCCCGACGGCTCCGCCCGTCCCGCCGGCGCCTTCTCGGCCTCCGGATGCGGGGCCGTGGCGCGCAGGCCTAACGCTCACGGCGGCGTGCTCTCCCGCCCATTCCAGCCGCTCTCCAACCGCACCCAGAAGCTGGCCTCGCACATTCGTGCTGCCCCCCTGGAG GAGTGGGAGGGTAGGATGAACGTGGGAATGTCAAATTCAGTCACCACTGCAATCAGGGATAGCATAAGGGGCACAGCAATTGGGAAGATAAGGAACACTGAGAAGGCTGATCGTGCTACAGTGGAGCAG gCTATTGACCCAAGAACACGCATGGTTTTATTCAAGATGTTAAACCGTGGTGTTTTTGATAATATAAACGGCTGCATTTCTACAGGGAAAGAG GCAAATGTCTATCATGCAACAAAGACAGATGGCCAGGAGCTAGCAATTAAAGTCTACAAAACCTCTGTCCTTGTTTTTAA GGATCGAGACCGATATGTTCAAGGAGATTATCGTTTTAGATACGGTTACTGCAAGCACAATCCTCGGAAAATGGTTAAGACCTGGGCTGAAAAGGAAATGAGGAATCTTATGCG AGTGCGAGCAGCTGATATCCGATGCCCAAAACCGTTGCTCCTGAGGCTTCATGTACTGGTGATGGAATTCATAG GGAAAGGAGGTTGGGCTGCTCCTCGTCTCAAGGATGCTGCTTTGTCAGATGACAAGTTGCGAGAAAGTTACTTTGAG ATAATTACAATAATGCGGACTCTTTACCAAAAGTGCAAACTGGTCCATGGTGATTTGAGTGAATACAACGTTCTTTATTTTGAG GGCCACTTGTATATTATTGATGTTTCACAATCCGTTGATCTTGATCATCCTTCAGCATTGGACTTTTTGAAGGAAGATTGCTTGCACGTTTCT gatttttttaaaaagcgAGGTGTTCCTGTCATGCCAGTAATAGATTTATTTAATTTTGTTGTTGATCAAAACATTGCTGATGAAGATGTTGATGCTTACCTGGAGAAG GTTCAGCAAAAGATTGTGGAAAATGGAGGTGCAGTTCCAAATGATGATGAAATTACTCCCACAGTCATGGTTCAG ACATTGGATTACATGAAGCAATGCGAGGCAGATATTGTCAACATGTCAATGATGCAACGTTCATCCTCTGGCTACGAGCCACCGGCAGATAAGCTTTATGATCAGCCACTGTTAGGGTTTGTGCGGACTAAAAATGTGCACACTGAAAAGCAGCAAGATCGATTACCTCAAAACACAGCAGAAGCGCACTTGGATCTGCAGAACAAATGCGCATTGGAGCTTCAAAACAGGTGCTCATTGGAGAACCTAGCggaaggtgaagaagatgataGTGAATCTTGCTCCAGTTCAGATGAAGACGACTCATGGCACGAGGCTGATCCGAAGTTGGGACCCGAGGAAAGAAAAGCTGCTCGGAAGgcaaacaagaagaaagtgaaggaagagaagagggaagCTCGCAAGAGCAAGAAACCGAAGGctgagaaaaagaagaggaagaaattggCGAAAGCAAAGTGCAAGCGGTAG
- the LOC101761666 gene encoding uncharacterized protein LOC101761666 encodes MAAADPATAASFSQLSFRRAVCPSPLRLPLSRASPPGRLRVSSTVVALHKRNPKQLKYAAERQFTRGDAGMLRVEVEPSGEDFWKLDPIIDLINRGAVGVIPTDTVYSIVCDLSNNESIERLRRVKGIGDSKPLSILCRSLRDIDTYTTGFPRGTNQGQANIFRAVKRVIPGPYTFILPATKQFPKQLIKHGSSTRYAKRRQVGVRIPDDPICQAILQNLDEPLICTSVKYLSEDEWILDPVIIADLYEPLGLDFIVDGGPRIADPSTVVDMTGTNPTIIRQGKGPKLDWMVAEDEEAQSMFAFKAA; translated from the exons atggccgccgccgaccccgccaccgcggcctccTTCTCGCAGCTCTCCTTCCGCCGCGCCGTTTGTCCCTCCCCGCTCCGGCTCCCCTTATCGCGGGCCTCTCCGCCCGGTCGCCTCCGCGTCTCCTCCACCGTGGTGGCTCTCCACAAGCGCAACCCCAAGCAGCTCAAGTACGCCGCCGAGCGCCAGTTCACG AGAGGGGATGCCGGGATGTTgcgggtggaggtggagcctTCCGGTGAGGATTTCTGGAAGCTGGACCCGATTATCGACCTTATCAATCGAGGCGCCGTTGGGGTGATCCCTACTGACACCGT CTACTCCATCGTCTGTGATCTGAGTAACAATGAATCTATTGAGCGCCTTCGCAG AGTGAAAGGCATTGGAGACTCAAAG CCTCTCAGCATCCTGTGCCGCTCATTACGTGATATCGATACCTACACCACAGGATTTCCTCGAGGTACCAACCAAGGGCAAGCTAACATTTTCCGTGCTGTCAAGCGTGTAATACCTGGGCCT TACACCTTCATTTTACCTGCAACCAAGCAATTTCCCAAACAGTTGATTAAGCATGGTTCTTCCACGAGGTATGCCAAAAGGAGACAGGTTGGTGTCCGAATTCCAGATGATCCCATCTGCCAGGCAATATTGCAAAATCTGGATGAACCTTTGATCTGCACAAG TGTCAAATATCTATCGGAGGATGAATGGATACTTGATCCAGTAATCATTGCTGATCTTTATGAGCCACTG GGCCTTGATTTCATTGTTGATGGTGGTCCTAGAATTGCTGATCCTTCTACTGTGGTAGATATGACGGGAACAAACCCTACCATAATTCGTCAGGGAAAG GGTCCAAAGCTGGATTGGATGGTAGCAGAAGATGAAGAGGCGCAATCAATGTTCGCTTTTAAAGCGGCTTGA